The sequence below is a genomic window from Cryptococcus neoformans var. neoformans B-3501A chromosome 8, whole genome shotgun sequence.
ctttcttctttttcaatcCATTTGTACACAGTCCCAGCCCACAGTTATTCCTGTACTTTTCAGACCAACCAGCGCCCTTCTACTCTCCTCAAACGCGTACATTCGCTCGCTATGTCCTTCCCGCCAGTGCAGCCCGCCGACAATGGCATGGCGGTCGTTGCTCCCAATCTCGAGTCTAACCCTACCACTGTTGCGTCCCACGCCCCACAAATTGCtgtcaaggatgaaaatgaTAGTATGAGCGAGGATGAGCAGCCTTTGGCGAAAAGCAAAGCGAATggagcgaggaagagagtcGAAAACAGCagtgacgaggaagagaaaccTCTCGTGAGTTTGTCGTAACCTGGTTTTTACGCTTCAGGTGTCAAAAACCAATGTGTCATGTGCGTAAAAGACGTTATTCGAGACCCACCGGACTtgtgatgatatcatcccATGTCGGTCAACGTTTTGGTGTATCACTCAACTATGGCGCTATGGCGGCGGCGAGCAGCTAcccagaagaaggggtTGTCTATGATGTGTCCTATGCTTATGGACATTGTACTGACGAATATTGTAGAGCAAAAAGCCCAGAGCCAATGGTGTCAACAAGAAAAGGGTCGTCGCCAgcagtgatgaagaaagcgaTGTTTCACCTCCTGCTAAGGTGAGACGCGTTTCGACCCACGCATTTCCGACCAGAATGTTGCTGACGCGCCGTTTCGACATCCAGAGGCCTGTTTCCAAGCAATCCAAACCTGCCACCCCCGATTCTGAATCTGATGACGATCAACCTCTCGCCAAGAAGGCTAACGGACTGGCCGCATCCAAACGTCAGGCTAAAAAAGCGGAGGAATTATCAGAAGAAAGctcggaggaagaaaagccTCTTGCGAAGGTTGCCAAGAGGGTATcagcaaagaagatgaagagcgaGACTGAGGACTCTGAGGAAGACCGTCCTCttgcaaagaagaaggctccTGTTAAGCGTGCTCCAGCAAAGAAAtcggcgaagaaggaacctagtgagagtgaagaggatgagaagccTTTAGCGAAGAACGCTAGAGGGAAGGCCAAGGCGGCGAcggtgaaggaagagaaaggtaagaagacaaagaaggagaaagagtggGTATATTCATTATGCTTCATCGGAATGTTCTAACGTTATGCatagagaggaagaagaggaggaaaggtaCAAGTGGTGGGAACAGGATGCTTTGGGTGATGGGTCATCCAAGTGGACGGTCCTTGAGCACAACGctgttctcttccctcctccttatGTTCCTTTACCCAAGAACGTGAAAATGAAGTACGATGGTAAGTCTTTTGCCTACTCTGATTTATCCTATGACTAAAACCCAAACGCAGGCGTCTCACTTACCCTCCCTCCCGAGTCTGAAGAAGTCGCCGGTTTCTTCGGTGCCCTCCTTGAAACCGACTATGCTCAAGATGCCAAATTCCGTGAAAACTTTTTCCGAGACTTTAAGGCTATCGTCGAAAAATATCCACCCAAGGAGGACGTCAAGGTTAAGAAGTTGGAAAAGTGCGATTTTAGACCGATGTTTGAGTActttgaaaaggagaaggagaagaagaaggcgttgactaaggaagagaaaaaggcgtAAGTCTGACGTTCTAGATTGGACAGAATGAGACTGACGATAAAAGGTCAGGATTAAAGCGGAGAAGGACAAGCTTGAAGCACCGTATCTCTATGCGAATgttgatggaaggaaggaaaaggtcgGCAACTTCCGTGCAGAACCTCCTGGATTGTTCAAGGGTCGTGGTGAACATCCCAAGAAGGGTACTGTCAAGGTGAGTTCAATAGTTTTTATCGCTGGTCTTTCGCTGTTTCCTGACGTATCTGTCCATAGAACCGTCTCCGACCTGAAGATATCATTATCAACATTGGCAAAGAAGCTCCTATCCCTGTGCCCAACATTCCCGGTCAGTGGAAGGGTATCCAGCATGATAACACAGTGACTTGGCTCGCTCATTGGAAGGAGAATGTCAACGGTAACGCCAAATACGTCTTCTTGAGCGCTGGTAGTGCGTGGAAAGGTCAAAGTGATCGTGCCAAGTTTGAAAAGGCCCGTGAGCTTATCGTGGGTCATTATTTCTCActcctttttttcaggCTACTAATGTTGATTTTAGAAACATGTCGACAAAATTCGAAAAGACTACACTGCCGACCTCAAATCCAAAGTCATGGCTGACCGACAACGTGCCACCGCCCTGTACTTTATCGATCGTCTGGCTCTGCGAGCGGGTAATGAAaagggtgaagatgaagcggATACTGTCGGCTGTTGTTCTCTGCGATACGAACACGTGACGCTCTCTCCACCGAATACTATCATCTTTGATTTCCTCGGTAAGGACTCGATGAGGTTCCATCAGGAAGTCGAGGTCGATCCGCAAGTGTTCAAGAACATAAAACTGTTTAAGGCTgatccgaagaagaagggtgacGATATCTTTGACCGACTGACCGTAAGTGTATTGTTAATCAATGGGATGCCGCGCAGAGCTGATGATAAGCTTTTAAGaccactcttctcaacaagCACCTCAACAGCATGATGCCTGGTCTTACCGCCAAGGTTTTCCGTACCTACAACGCCTCATGGACTTTCCAAGAACAACTCAAAAACACACCTAAGAACGGAACTGTAGCCGAGAAGATTGCGGCGTACAACACTGCCAATAGGGATGTTGCCATCTTGTGTAATCACCAAAAGAGTGTCAGCAAGGGTTTTGAGGGCAGTTTTGCCAAAGCCGAGGATAAGATTCGTGCCCTCAAGTATCAGCGTCTCAAGCTTCGTCTCCAACTTTTTTCTCTTAACCCCAAGATTAAGAAGAAGCATCCCGAGCTTGCGGAGGATGAGTCTGATGTGGATGACGAATTTATGGAGCGCCACGAAGCCGAATTACTCGAAAAAGCTTTGGAGAAcgcaaagaagaaatgggaTACGGATAATGTCAAGCTtgaaggggatgggaagaaaaagaagacgaagggaGAGTTGGATGAGAGGTTGAGTGAGATCAAGGCAGAGTTTAaggagttgaagaaggagaggaaggctaAAAAGATTGATGCCAAGAGAGGAGGTAAGCATTTTCTTTGATCATGCTGTTGAAAATGCTGATAAAAGTGAACAGCCACGGAGGAGAAACTTCTTGCTCAGGTCGCCAGGATCGACGAACGTATCGCTACCGCCAAAGTCCAGCTTCAAGATCGagacaagctcaaggatgTTGCTTTGGGCACATCCAAGATTAACTATATCGATCCAAGACTAACTGTCGCGTGGGCGAAGAAGTTTGATGTTCCTCTCGAAAAACTGTTCTCCAAAACTCTGCGAGAAAAGTTCCCTTGGGCTGAGGCGGAGGCTGGACCGGACTGGGTTTTCTAGATGGGGTGCACGTGCTGGGGATCCGGGGATCCGGTgtgggagtgggagtggtATCGCATACTTTCATATAGGCTTTTACACAAAACAATGGTCTTCTCGGTTTGCTGCATGCATATGTTGTGTTTTACGTTGGGCGGTACAGTCGTTGTTGATCACTGGCGAAGTCTGAACGACAGAAGTGACGGGAAAGAAGACTCATTAAAAATCCAACTTTCATAAACGAAAGGGGCACCTTTTCAACGatctttcattcttctctaCCTGTTAGTCACCGCGCTCAATATAGCATGAGGATTAGCTGGTAATGATTGATAATTTAAGGGTATTGTTTCGCCTGTATTTCTCCGACAATAGGAGTTTCTATaactttccttttcttttccttctctcaacTTTAGCTTTCCTTCGAACTTGCCATCTCACTGGATAATATAATTATGCAGACCGCATTTTAGATTTCATTGATTTGTGTTCCTGATCCGCCACTACTGTCCGTCGCTTGTAGCTTGCAGTATCGATCATCCGAGACCTTTCATGAGTCACGTTTCCCTTGTTTCCATTGCAATCACCATTACCTTCCGTATCCTATTGTAGGGGAGAGCGATCGTTAGACACAGGCTGCAGCTATAACTCTTGTATCGTCGTTTAGTAAGGACCCTTCGGACAGAAACGCTATGAATGCTTTCGCTCTTATAGTAATACCTGTGATGATCATCAAGGCGACTACTACATACATTAACTATACGTTATGTTGGCTGACAAAAAAAACAGGCGCCACCTTAGGTTCAgaccttgctcttcttttgctctTTCATCGCTGCAATCCTCTGAGCATGATATTAGTTGGGCTGCGTATTGGAAGCTAAAAATGACTCAcagccttcctctcctctctccttctagccatttctttttccttctcctctttgctCATATTCGCCAGGCTGGGCTGAGGCGTCCCTGTGCCATTACCAGCCTTGACGGAAAGTTGGGGCGAACTTCTTTCACTAACTGGGGTTGAGTCGATTTGCCCCCTCTCTGCGTCAGTCGTATTAGCTTGAGAAATAAGCACAGGAGATTTAGCACTTGAAAGAGACGACAGAGCAGGGCTGGATGGTATGAGAGGCGTAGAAATAGAGGAAGCAAGCTTGACAGGTTCGGGTGCGTGGGTAGGGATAGAAGATGTTGTGGAAATTGCAGTAGAAAGGGTAGGTTTACTGCGAAAAGCGGCAGAAGTGGTTATGTTTGTACTAGTaggtttgggtttgggggCTGAAACATAGTATGGTTGCGGCGGTGGTACTACAACCTCCGGAACGGGGGCAGATTCGAAAGCAGCTATTCCAGGGAATCAAGGATTAGCGTACAGTCAGAAGCATGACGTGTCGAACAAGAAATACGTACACcaatcatcgtcatcagcATTAACATCAATCAAGTCGTCCGTCCCCCAAGCGTTGccgccatcctcttcttcccattcgCCAGCAAGCTGATCCGCCAGACTCTTCCCGGGCGCTTTCTTCGCGCCCCCCAACTTCATTCGACCATTAGTCCCTGACAAGCTGGAACTGGTGGTAGTTCGGCCAAAGGTGTTCACAGCGCTAGATCGAGGAGAAGCGCTTTTCAGAGACGAAGACGCAGATGCCGGTCTGAAGATCTCCTCGCTGACCCGTGAAGAAGCTGGTGCAGCCGGATTGGAGCTATCGGTACTGAACTTTATCGTGGGGGCAGAAGCACCAAAGCCCCCAGGCATGCCAGAGCTGTTCATACTGGAATGAGCTTCACTTGTCTTGAGCTGCTTGCCCAAGCTTGAGATGGCCCACCCAGCAAGGGCCCCAGCAGCGCCAGCGGCACTGTTGACGGCTCCTCCCTGGCTGCTTGAGATCGAAGCAGAAGTAGTGGTGACAGGACCTTGCGAGGAGGTTTGATCAGGTGGTAGGGCAGATTCCGGCTAA
It includes:
- a CDS encoding hypothetical protein (HMMPfam hit to Topoisom_I, Eukaryotic DNA topoisomerase I, catalytic core, score: 512.7, E(): 3.4e-151; HMMPfam hit to Topoisom_I_N, Eukaryotic DNA topoisomerase I, DNA binding fragment, score: 512.5, E(): 4e-151); translated protein: MSFPPVQPADNGMAVVAPNLESNPTTVASHAPQIAVKDENDSMSEDEQPLAKSKANGARKRVENSSDEEEKPLSKKPRANGVNKKRVVASSDEESDVSPPAKRPVSKQSKPATPDSESDDDQPLAKKANGLAASKRQAKKAEELSEESSEEEKPLAKVAKRVSAKKMKSETEDSEEDRPLAKKKAPVKRAPAKKSAKKEPSESEEDEKPLAKNARGKAKAATVKEEKGKKTKKEKEEEEEEERYKWWEQDALGDGSSKWTVLEHNAVLFPPPYVPLPKNVKMKYDGVSLTLPPESEEVAGFFGALLETDYAQDAKFRENFFRDFKAIVEKYPPKEDVKVKKLEKCDFRPMFEYFEKEKEKKKALTKEEKKAIKAEKDKLEAPYLYANVDGRKEKVGNFRAEPPGLFKGRGEHPKKGTVKNRLRPEDIIINIGKEAPIPVPNIPGQWKGIQHDNTVTWLAHWKENVNGNAKYVFLSAGSAWKGQSDRAKFEKARELIKHVDKIRKDYTADLKSKVMADRQRATALYFIDRLALRAGNEKGEDEADTVGCCSLRYEHVTLSPPNTIIFDFLGKDSMRFHQEVEVDPQVFKNIKLFKADPKKKGDDIFDRLTTTLLNKHLNSMMPGLTAKVFRTYNASWTFQEQLKNTPKNGTVAEKIAAYNTANRDVAILCNHQKSVSKGFEGSFAKAEDKIRALKYQRLKLRLQLFSLNPKIKKKHPELAEDESDVDDEFMERHEAELLEKALENAKKKWDTDNVKLEGDGKKKKTKGELDERLSEIKAEFKELKKERKAKKIDAKRGATEEKLLAQVARIDERIATAKVQLQDRDKLKDVALGTSKINYIDPRLTVAWAKKFDVPLEKLFSKTLREKFPWAEAEAGPDWVF